From Solibacillus isronensis, the proteins below share one genomic window:
- the argB gene encoding acetylglutamate kinase: MTTFKSTHHTARKMVIKLGGSTLEGLNETFFRNFKALQEQGIQLIITHGGGPAINRELAAAGIESHTVNGLRVTSEEMIDIVQSTLIGKVNPSLVHELHSASISAIGLNGFDGGLLESEFLDYETYAYVGEVKHVNINMLNSLTEAGIVPVIACIGATKDGQALNINGDTVASEIALAVEADCLLLVTDVAGIRIQDEYQTEVTPSLIEQWIGEGHIYGGMIPKVQGALNCLNAGIPSVQIVNETLTGTTILSEELVK, from the coding sequence ATGACTACGTTCAAATCAACGCATCATACCGCTCGTAAAATGGTCATCAAGCTTGGTGGCAGCACATTAGAAGGTCTTAACGAGACCTTCTTTCGCAATTTTAAAGCATTGCAGGAACAAGGTATCCAACTCATTATTACCCATGGTGGAGGACCTGCGATCAACCGCGAATTAGCTGCTGCCGGAATCGAGTCCCATACAGTGAATGGACTGCGTGTCACGAGTGAAGAAATGATCGATATCGTACAGTCAACTTTAATCGGGAAAGTAAATCCTTCACTCGTCCATGAGCTCCATTCGGCAAGTATTTCTGCCATTGGACTGAATGGGTTTGATGGCGGGTTGCTAGAGAGTGAATTTTTAGATTATGAAACTTACGCATATGTAGGAGAAGTGAAGCATGTTAATATTAATATGTTAAACTCTTTGACGGAAGCTGGAATTGTTCCTGTCATTGCGTGTATCGGTGCAACGAAGGATGGGCAGGCGCTGAATATAAATGGCGATACAGTGGCAAGTGAAATTGCATTGGCTGTCGAGGCAGATTGTCTCCTGCTTGTGACGGATGTAGCTGGTATTCGCATACAGGATGAATATCAGACGGAAGTGACACCAAGCTTAATTGAACAATGGATTGGCGAAGGGCATATTTACGGCGGGATGATTCCGAAAGTGCAAGGCGCCCTTAATTGTTTAAATGCAGGCATTCCTTCTGTACAAATTGTTAATGAAACTTTAACCGGGACGACTATTTTAAGTGAGGAGCTAGTGAAATGA
- a CDS encoding acetylornithine transaminase, which translates to MSALFQNYARRPFAIVEGKGTEVFDTTGKRYLDFTSGIAVCSLGHAHPSIVEAIQKQSQKLWHISNLFESPGQEKLAASLVKDLHLSYAFFCNSGAEANEAAIKLARKHTGKHKIIVFEQSFHGRTFGAMSATGQDKVRNGFGPLVSEFITLPFNDVEALKAAADADTAAIMLEMIQGEGGVNPVTEDFAKAIHEIQQSSDILVIIDEVQTGIGRTGTRFAYEQTAIKPDIVSMAKGLGGGFPIGGILGTEKLFNTFNAGTHGTTFGGNPLGVAVAQTVIDQIFNDAFLDNVKQKSAYFINKLEEAFPEDNYSVQGKGLMLGLSLGGEDVAPYVAALDKAGLLTVAAGPKVIRLLPPLTVSEQEIDEAVNLLKDVLKAEQVSI; encoded by the coding sequence ATGAGTGCATTATTCCAAAATTACGCAAGAAGACCTTTTGCTATTGTCGAAGGAAAAGGAACAGAAGTATTTGATACGACAGGGAAAAGATATTTAGATTTTACGAGCGGCATTGCTGTTTGTAGTTTAGGGCATGCACATCCATCTATCGTTGAAGCGATTCAAAAACAAAGTCAAAAGCTGTGGCATATTAGTAACTTATTTGAAAGTCCGGGACAGGAAAAACTTGCTGCATCATTAGTGAAAGATTTGCATTTATCGTATGCATTTTTCTGTAATAGTGGCGCAGAGGCGAACGAAGCAGCTATTAAATTAGCACGTAAGCATACAGGAAAACATAAAATCATTGTGTTTGAACAGAGCTTTCACGGACGTACATTTGGTGCGATGAGCGCAACTGGACAAGATAAAGTACGTAATGGCTTCGGTCCTTTAGTAAGCGAGTTTATTACATTGCCGTTTAATGATGTCGAAGCATTAAAAGCTGCAGCTGATGCAGATACTGCTGCGATTATGCTTGAAATGATTCAGGGTGAAGGCGGAGTAAATCCTGTAACGGAGGATTTCGCGAAAGCTATTCATGAAATTCAGCAATCATCGGATATTTTAGTTATCATTGATGAAGTACAAACAGGTATCGGACGTACAGGAACACGTTTCGCATATGAACAGACAGCTATCAAACCGGATATTGTTTCAATGGCAAAAGGTCTTGGTGGCGGTTTCCCTATTGGGGGAATCCTCGGGACAGAAAAGCTGTTTAACACATTTAATGCCGGTACACATGGTACGACATTCGGCGGAAATCCATTAGGTGTTGCCGTTGCACAAACGGTTATCGATCAAATATTCAATGATGCCTTTTTGGATAATGTTAAACAAAAGTCGGCGTATTTTATTAATAAACTGGAAGAAGCTTTTCCGGAAGATAACTATTCAGTTCAAGGAAAAGGGTTAATGCTTGGTCTAAGCCTTGGTGGCGAGGATGTGGCGCCATATGTGGCAGCATTGGATAAAGCGGGTCTATTAACGGTTGCAGCCGGCCCGAAAGTAATTCGATTATTACCTCCTTTAACAGTGAGTGAACAGGAAATTGATGAAGCAGTCAATTTACTAAAAGATGTATTAAAAGCGGAACAAGTATCAATTTAA
- a CDS encoding transglycosylase domain-containing protein, producing MREWLEKLNKKIDILASSERMRYVRIGGGVFWNLTLLAIIFIAATLLFVGGVGAGYFASLTKDEPLRSKEEMREQIFSYEETSELYFANDIYIGKIRTDLDRRETSLANISPSLINAVLATEDEYFREHTGIVPKAVLRGLLQDVSNSSTQTGGSTLTQQLIKNQILTNEVSYERKAKEILLAYRLEHFMTKEEILEAYLNIIPYGRNSSGRNIAGIETAAQGIFGISASKLNLPQAAYIAGIPQAPFTYTPFTNKGEQKSAEGMQPGIDRMKTVLYRMQEAGYITEKEYNEAIAYDITKDFKGYEIRPEEKYPWLTAELELRSKEIFAKILAEKDGIDPDRLKEEENLNEKYTILADRTIRSGGYRIYSTINKDMYDSMKKVTEEFTLYGQTYKKKEKDPETGEEIEVDVPVQTGSIVIENSTGRILSFVGGRDHNITQVNHATNAFRSNGSTMKPLLAYAPALDYGVIGAGSPVVDVKFKRPSDGYAPVNYNPNQELGIIPARQAVASSQNLAVLRLYNSILDRSPATYLEKMGFSKLDKKDYVNLSTVLGALDIGASVEENTNAYATFANNGQFIDAYMIDRIEDLDGNIIYEHKVEPVKVFAPETAYMMTDMLRDVLKQGGTGTLAKSQLKFSSDFAAKSGTTQDHNDVWFVGYNPNISVGVWMGYEKLRTLYAFNNRYQHPSQRVNRLWAKYLNTLYDIDPELIGTKETFKKPEGVVTRSFCGISGLAPSTSCANAGLVTSDLFNKNVFLPTQPDDSFVSSTSVVINGNTYAALPNTPTEFVQMSGFGLNQAFVDRMLGKLGGDASKLLSFNSGKGVVTGAPFSADSAPPQPVFATLANGSLSWTASASNDVVGYRVYSVTDQGRSLVRSLKSYEGYRVSVSPGVRYIVVAVDITGLESGYSNEVGEVVETAPPAPPETEEEEENVVPGEIIEDLDEIEVDVDPVEPEPSGE from the coding sequence GTGAGAGAATGGCTCGAAAAATTAAATAAAAAAATCGATATCCTTGCTTCTTCAGAACGAATGCGCTACGTCCGAATTGGAGGCGGTGTATTCTGGAATTTAACTTTGCTGGCGATTATTTTTATAGCTGCGACACTGTTGTTTGTCGGAGGTGTAGGCGCAGGTTACTTCGCATCATTAACAAAGGATGAACCTTTGCGATCGAAAGAAGAAATGCGCGAACAAATTTTCAGCTATGAAGAAACAAGTGAACTTTATTTTGCGAACGATATTTACATAGGAAAGATCCGAACAGATTTAGACCGACGTGAAACATCGCTTGCCAATATATCCCCATCCCTGATTAATGCAGTACTTGCTACGGAGGATGAATATTTCCGGGAGCATACCGGCATTGTGCCAAAAGCGGTATTACGGGGATTACTGCAAGACGTATCCAACTCGTCAACACAGACAGGTGGCTCTACGCTTACACAGCAATTAATAAAAAACCAAATATTAACGAATGAAGTTTCATATGAACGTAAAGCAAAGGAAATTTTACTTGCTTATCGTTTGGAGCATTTTATGACTAAAGAAGAAATACTCGAAGCCTATTTAAATATTATCCCGTACGGCCGAAATTCTTCAGGTCGTAATATTGCCGGCATCGAGACGGCTGCACAAGGTATTTTCGGTATTTCCGCATCTAAATTAAATTTACCGCAGGCTGCCTATATTGCCGGTATCCCTCAGGCACCTTTCACATATACACCTTTTACAAATAAAGGTGAGCAAAAAAGCGCGGAAGGAATGCAGCCAGGTATTGACCGGATGAAAACGGTTCTTTATCGTATGCAGGAGGCGGGTTATATTACCGAGAAAGAATATAACGAAGCAATTGCGTACGATATTACGAAAGACTTCAAAGGGTATGAAATCCGTCCGGAAGAAAAATATCCTTGGTTAACAGCTGAGCTTGAGCTCCGTTCAAAAGAGATTTTCGCTAAAATTCTCGCGGAAAAAGACGGCATTGACCCGGATCGTTTAAAAGAAGAAGAAAATTTAAATGAAAAGTATACTATACTGGCAGACCGTACAATACGTTCCGGCGGTTACCGTATTTACTCAACGATCAATAAAGATATGTATGATTCCATGAAAAAAGTGACGGAGGAATTCACTTTATACGGACAAACATACAAGAAGAAAGAAAAAGATCCTGAAACAGGTGAAGAAATCGAAGTGGATGTACCTGTACAAACAGGAAGTATTGTTATTGAAAATAGTACCGGCCGTATTTTAAGTTTCGTTGGCGGTCGCGACCATAATATTACACAAGTAAATCACGCAACAAATGCATTCCGTTCAAACGGTTCAACAATGAAACCATTACTTGCCTACGCACCAGCACTTGATTACGGTGTCATCGGAGCAGGAAGCCCTGTTGTCGATGTGAAATTCAAACGTCCATCTGACGGCTATGCCCCTGTAAACTATAACCCGAATCAGGAATTAGGAATTATACCAGCACGCCAGGCGGTTGCTTCATCACAAAACTTAGCCGTCCTAAGATTATATAATTCAATTTTAGACCGCAGTCCGGCAACCTATTTGGAAAAAATGGGATTCTCCAAGCTAGACAAAAAGGACTATGTAAACCTTTCTACAGTTCTTGGAGCTTTGGATATTGGTGCTTCAGTTGAAGAAAATACTAATGCCTATGCGACATTTGCCAATAACGGGCAATTTATCGATGCCTATATGATTGACCGCATTGAAGATTTGGACGGCAATATTATTTATGAACATAAAGTAGAGCCAGTGAAAGTATTTGCGCCTGAAACAGCGTATATGATGACAGATATGCTGCGTGATGTGCTGAAGCAGGGCGGAACTGGAACATTGGCAAAGAGCCAGTTGAAATTCTCATCTGACTTCGCTGCTAAGTCTGGTACAACACAGGACCATAACGATGTTTGGTTTGTCGGATATAATCCGAATATATCGGTAGGTGTCTGGATGGGTTACGAAAAATTGCGTACACTTTATGCATTTAATAACCGTTACCAGCATCCAAGTCAGCGGGTAAACCGTTTATGGGCAAAATACCTAAATACACTTTATGACATTGACCCGGAATTAATCGGTACGAAAGAAACATTCAAAAAACCTGAAGGCGTTGTGACAAGATCATTTTGTGGTATTTCAGGCCTGGCACCTTCTACTTCATGTGCCAATGCCGGTTTAGTCACTTCCGATTTATTTAATAAAAATGTATTTTTACCGACTCAGCCGGATGATAGCTTTGTATCTTCCACATCGGTTGTAATTAACGGCAACACGTATGCTGCATTACCGAATACACCTACTGAGTTTGTTCAAATGAGCGGTTTCGGATTAAATCAGGCCTTTGTTGACCGCATGTTAGGCAAACTGGGTGGAGACGCTTCAAAATTATTGTCATTCAATTCAGGTAAGGGCGTTGTAACCGGTGCTCCATTCTCGGCAGACAGTGCACCACCGCAACCTGTTTTTGCTACATTGGCAAATGGTTCACTTTCATGGACAGCCTCTGCATCAAATGATGTTGTTGGCTATCGCGTATATAGCGTTACCGACCAGGGCAGATCGCTTGTACGTTCATTAAAATCTTATGAAGGATACCGCGTGTCTGTTTCACCAGGAGTTCGCTACATCGTTGTAGCAGTCGATATTACTGGATTGGAATCCGGTTATTCGAATGAAGTCGGAGAAGTGGTGGAAACTGCTCCACCTGCTCCACCGGAAACAGAAGAAGAGGAAGAAAATGTTGTCCCTGGGGAAATAATTGAAGACCTGGACGAAATTGAAGTTGACGTTGATCCGGTCGAACCAGAACCATCAGGAGAATAA
- the tyrS gene encoding tyrosine--tRNA ligase codes for MTNELLQDLEWRGLLYQQTDAEGMEKLLNDEKVSLYVGVDPTADSMHIGHIVPLLTLRRFQKAGHTPILLVGGATGTVGDPSGRSEERQLQTMDQIEKNVQGLKKQMERLFDFSSEAANSAVLVNNNDWVGPMTLIDFLRDYGKLINVNYILNKDTVASRLDSGISFTEFAYTLIQGIDFNHLYDHHNVRIQVGGSDQWGNITTGLEMIRKTHDENAKAFGITIPLVTKADGTKFGKTAGGAVWLDAAKTSPYEFYQFWINTADADVVKYLKIFTFLTREEIEGLAVSVEEEPHLRKAQKALAEEMTRLIHGEEGLEAAERITKALFSGDLKALSVEEMKVAFSGVPSVEVVKEDKNIVELIVEAGISSSKRQAREDVTNGAISVNGEKITDLEYVIDSKDRLEDAFAIIRRGKKKYHMVKFA; via the coding sequence ATGACAAACGAATTACTGCAAGACTTGGAATGGCGTGGATTGTTATACCAACAAACTGACGCGGAAGGTATGGAAAAGCTTTTAAACGACGAGAAGGTTTCTCTATACGTAGGTGTTGACCCGACAGCGGACTCGATGCATATCGGACATATCGTGCCATTGCTTACATTACGCCGTTTCCAAAAAGCAGGCCATACACCGATTTTATTAGTTGGTGGAGCGACAGGTACTGTAGGGGATCCATCTGGCCGTTCAGAAGAGCGCCAATTACAGACGATGGACCAAATCGAAAAAAATGTGCAAGGTCTTAAAAAGCAAATGGAGCGCTTATTCGACTTTTCATCGGAAGCGGCAAATAGCGCTGTCCTTGTAAACAATAATGACTGGGTAGGTCCAATGACATTAATCGATTTCCTTCGTGATTACGGGAAACTGATCAATGTAAATTACATCTTAAATAAAGATACAGTAGCGTCACGCCTGGATTCAGGTATTTCATTTACTGAATTTGCTTACACATTAATCCAAGGTATTGACTTCAACCATTTGTATGATCATCACAACGTTCGAATTCAAGTAGGTGGTTCGGATCAGTGGGGCAATATTACAACAGGCTTGGAAATGATTCGTAAAACACATGATGAAAATGCGAAAGCGTTTGGTATTACCATTCCGCTTGTAACAAAAGCAGACGGTACAAAATTCGGTAAAACAGCGGGTGGCGCTGTTTGGCTGGATGCTGCTAAGACATCTCCGTACGAGTTCTACCAGTTCTGGATCAATACAGCGGATGCCGATGTCGTGAAATACTTGAAGATCTTCACATTCCTGACACGTGAAGAGATTGAAGGTCTTGCAGTAAGTGTTGAAGAAGAGCCGCATTTACGTAAAGCACAAAAAGCGCTGGCTGAAGAAATGACACGTCTGATCCACGGTGAAGAAGGTCTGGAAGCAGCAGAGCGTATTACAAAAGCATTATTCTCTGGTGATTTAAAAGCATTATCAGTTGAAGAAATGAAAGTAGCCTTCTCTGGTGTACCTTCTGTAGAAGTGGTAAAAGAGGATAAAAATATTGTGGAACTAATTGTAGAAGCAGGGATTTCTTCATCAAAGCGTCAAGCACGTGAAGATGTTACGAACGGTGCAATTAGTGTGAACGGTGAAAAAATTACGGATCTTGAATATGTAATTGATTCGAAAGACCGTTTGGAAGATGCTTTTGCAATTATCCGTCGCGGTAAGAAAAAATACCATATGGTGAAATTTGCTTAA
- a CDS encoding PstS family phosphate ABC transporter substrate-binding protein: protein MENKSYLGKIVISIFVLLTVCFFTFILLFIVAFSGNIHYIPLVIAAAVILYIGFVLVIFDVFYKNSKRVKIFWTIAGIVLVACTVQPVYKWFDDRVPTVDSEVNIYQYEPFTDKNKLVQLDKKPTLKLAEPLPKIDGATALYPLYAAITEHIYPEKEYNPYKSEVVVNQTHEAYTNLIFGNTDMIFAAGPSDSQINQAEQQGIKLHLTPIGKEAFVFFVNSKNNVNRLSLDQIKGIYAGEITNWEEVGGKDDAIRAFQRPQDSGSQTALQRLMGDTPLMEAPTEDIATGMGGIINEVSQYKNYKNAIGYTFRYYSNEMVKNKEIKLLEINGVAPTRETIRNNTYPIASEFYIVTAGEPTGNVKKLIEWVLSEEGQALVEKAGYVSLKSAE from the coding sequence ATGGAAAATAAATCGTATTTAGGGAAAATTGTCATTTCAATTTTTGTATTACTGACTGTTTGCTTTTTTACTTTCATATTGTTATTTATTGTGGCGTTCAGCGGTAACATTCATTATATACCGTTAGTAATTGCAGCTGCGGTCATATTATATATTGGTTTTGTCCTTGTGATTTTTGATGTGTTTTATAAAAACAGTAAACGTGTAAAAATCTTTTGGACAATTGCCGGAATCGTTTTAGTCGCCTGTACGGTCCAACCTGTTTATAAATGGTTCGATGATCGGGTACCTACTGTAGACTCAGAAGTGAATATTTATCAATATGAGCCGTTTACAGATAAAAATAAATTAGTTCAATTGGATAAGAAGCCGACTTTAAAGCTAGCGGAACCTTTACCTAAAATCGACGGTGCAACGGCTTTGTATCCATTGTATGCCGCCATTACTGAGCATATATATCCGGAAAAAGAATACAATCCGTACAAGAGCGAAGTGGTGGTCAACCAGACTCATGAAGCCTATACGAATCTGATTTTCGGAAATACGGACATGATTTTTGCAGCTGGTCCTTCAGATTCGCAAATTAATCAAGCCGAACAACAGGGTATTAAACTTCATTTGACGCCGATCGGAAAAGAAGCGTTTGTCTTTTTCGTCAACAGTAAAAATAACGTCAATCGTCTATCACTCGATCAAATTAAAGGGATTTATGCTGGGGAAATTACAAACTGGGAAGAAGTGGGCGGAAAAGATGATGCAATCCGGGCGTTCCAAAGACCTCAGGACAGTGGATCGCAAACTGCACTGCAACGTCTAATGGGGGATACCCCTTTAATGGAAGCACCAACGGAAGATATAGCGACAGGTATGGGTGGAATTATCAATGAAGTGTCCCAATATAAAAATTATAAAAATGCAATCGGTTATACTTTCCGTTACTATTCAAATGAAATGGTTAAAAATAAAGAAATCAAACTTTTGGAAATCAATGGAGTTGCACCGACAAGAGAAACGATTCGCAACAATACGTATCCGATCGCTTCCGAATTTTATATTGTGACAGCAGGCGAGCCGACAGGAAATGTTAAGAAACTGATTGAATGGGTGCTGTCGGAAGAAGGGCAGGCATTAGTGGAAAAGGCTGGCTATGTATCTCTTAAATCTGCCGAATAG
- a CDS encoding YIP1 family protein, which produces MSEQLTGTVDDRHAILSIAVKPRDTIRYVLTTKKLSYFIFVGIIGVFASNLISFIGSEFTGQFTLGDIVYSTFLFSLILYFLSTVLSAGVLTLSAKVFGGIGKFKEMFRMISVTMIPYIWILPVLLFWMQFAPQSFFTISYMETSLGDLILQFVCGTLIIISSIWTYVITVIGISEVHRISKWKAFFASFIVIAVLGATYFTF; this is translated from the coding sequence TTGAGTGAGCAATTAACAGGTACAGTCGATGATCGACATGCCATATTAAGCATTGCTGTTAAACCCCGAGATACTATTCGTTATGTGTTAACAACCAAAAAGTTATCTTATTTCATTTTCGTTGGTATTATCGGAGTGTTTGCTAGCAATTTAATTAGCTTTATCGGTAGTGAATTTACAGGGCAATTTACACTAGGGGATATCGTTTATTCAACATTTCTATTTAGTTTAATACTGTATTTTCTTTCTACAGTTTTATCAGCAGGCGTATTGACACTCTCAGCAAAAGTTTTCGGTGGTATAGGGAAATTTAAAGAAATGTTCCGCATGATCAGTGTGACAATGATTCCTTATATTTGGATATTGCCGGTTCTGCTTTTCTGGATGCAATTCGCACCACAGTCATTTTTCACGATCTCCTATATGGAGACGTCACTAGGTGATTTGATTTTGCAATTTGTTTGCGGAACACTAATTATCATTAGCAGTATTTGGACATATGTCATCACAGTTATTGGAATTTCAGAAGTCCACCGCATTTCTAAATGGAAAGCATTTTTTGCTTCGTTTATAGTAATTGCTGTACTAGGAGCAACTTACTTTACATTTTAA
- a CDS encoding YjcZ family sporulation protein, whose product MGYGYEGYQNQGNYGGYGCGGGGYSGGNSSTFVLIVVLFILLIIVGATFVY is encoded by the coding sequence ATGGGTTACGGATATGAAGGGTATCAAAATCAAGGAAACTACGGTGGTTACGGCTGTGGTGGCGGTGGTTACAGCGGCGGTAATAGCTCAACTTTCGTTCTGATCGTTGTTCTATTCATTCTTTTAATTATTGTCGGCGCTACTTTTGTTTACTAA
- the rpsD gene encoding 30S ribosomal protein S4 — protein MSRYTGPSWKLSRRLGISLSGTGKEIAKRPYAPGQHGPNSRGKKSEYGLQLTEKQKLRHMYGMTERQFKNTYLRAGKLQGVHGENFMILLETRLDNLVYRLGLARTRRAARQLVNHGHILVDGNRVDIPSYSVKPGQTISLREKSANLSVVAESIEVNSFVPEYLSFDADSKVGTFVRLPERSELSAEINEQFIVEFYSR, from the coding sequence ATGTCTCGTTATACAGGTCCATCTTGGAAACTATCTCGTCGTCTTGGTATTTCATTAAGCGGCACAGGTAAAGAAATCGCAAAACGCCCTTACGCACCAGGTCAACACGGCCCGAACTCTCGTGGTAAAAAATCAGAGTACGGTCTACAATTAACTGAAAAGCAAAAATTACGTCATATGTACGGTATGACTGAACGTCAATTCAAAAACACTTACCTACGTGCTGGTAAATTACAAGGTGTACACGGTGAAAACTTCATGATCTTACTTGAAACTCGCCTTGACAACTTAGTTTACCGTTTAGGTTTAGCTCGCACTCGTCGTGCAGCTCGTCAATTAGTTAACCACGGTCACATCTTAGTTGATGGTAACCGCGTTGACATTCCATCTTACTCAGTAAAACCAGGTCAAACGATCTCTTTACGTGAGAAATCAGCTAACCTTTCAGTTGTTGCTGAATCAATCGAAGTAAACAGCTTCGTACCAGAATATTTATCATTCGATGCAGACTCTAAAGTAGGTACTTTCGTACGTTTACCAGAGCGCTCTGAATTATCTGCTGAAATCAACGAACAATTCATCGTAGAGTTCTACTCTCGTTAA